One segment of Anaerolineae bacterium DNA contains the following:
- a CDS encoding sigma-70 family RNA polymerase sigma factor, producing the protein MEKPVTRDYEHADDAQLVRWARDDSEAFGELYRRYVRKIYSYIYYRTNNHHDAEDLTARVFYRAYGHIDSYTDRGIPFSAWLYRIAHNLVANWHRDRGRRQIISLEDYFGSGLHEEPPDDQYETDEEKEALLNALRALPEERQQLIILKYVERLSNAEIGQIMDRTEGAVKSLYHRTLLALRKELSRGLHQQSETET; encoded by the coding sequence ATGGAAAAGCCCGTTACCAGAGACTACGAGCATGCCGATGATGCTCAACTGGTGCGCTGGGCGCGAGACGATTCCGAGGCGTTTGGCGAATTATACAGGCGGTACGTCAGAAAAATCTACAGCTACATCTACTACCGCACCAACAACCACCATGACGCCGAAGATCTGACGGCGCGGGTTTTCTACCGGGCCTATGGACATATCGACTCGTATACCGACCGGGGAATCCCGTTCTCAGCCTGGCTGTACCGGATTGCGCATAACCTTGTCGCCAACTGGCATCGAGATCGTGGGCGGCGGCAGATCATCTCGCTGGAGGATTATTTTGGCTCCGGCCTGCATGAGGAACCGCCCGATGACCAGTACGAAACCGATGAAGAAAAGGAAGCGCTGCTGAATGCCCTCCGGGCCTTGCCGGAGGAACGCCAGCAGCTGATCATCCTGAAATACGTGGAACGTCTCTCCAACGCCGAGATCGGCCAGATCATGGACCGCACCGAAGGCGCTGTGAAATCGCTGTATCACCGGACACTGCTGGCGTTGCGCAAGGAGCTATCCAGGGGCCTTCACCAGCAATCTGAAACGGAAACCTGA
- a CDS encoding DUF4131 domain-containing protein: MTLIYLTLAWATGLLLASSSAGLNPDLLLLLTLGSAAGTVLLRRDRGLRLFLLCVLAALLGMLRMTAVITPPGPDALVHYNGQGWQTFIGVITDEPDIRDRHVNLRVDVEARLTSSMAEPVTGIALVQAPRYGAYAYGDRIRFSGAPLTPPEFDDFSYQDYLARRGIFTLVPNARVIVMASGQGSPLLSALFALKSRAQTLIASAVPEPEASLLTGILLGVETGIATEVREAFNATGSAHIIAISGFNMTLIAGLLSRGLTLLWPARRRLNATLSLLAVGAYTAFVGADPAVLRAAVMSGLLILAPLFNRRVYVPASLAFATLVMSLFEPYVLWDVGFQLSLAAILGLTLLATPLENGFRQLLTPLFPTETVSRLLRLLSEPLIVTLAAQITTLPLIALYFGRLSLVSPLANLLILPVQPLLLILGGLATLIGLVAPLLGQPLFWGAWLLLRWTTLVVRFLGDLPGASINLQISDGVVGAFFLALLIALILQGIRPGWPRSLSRFLKGRAPALLLLGSGATAAGLLWLGALALPDGRLHVHFLDTGHSNGVLIQTPAGAHILIDGGQYPTRLLTALGDRLPFWDREIAVLILTQPKDNQSAALPALLQRYHVGQVLTNGQDGSTDSYLALKTMLAGRQIPVLPVHTGYRLETSDGVTLEVLHPPRPPAPTSDPDDAGLVLRLTYGAASFLLTPDLSAEAEARLLDSSHRLASTVLQLPSHGSDRVSSAGFLQAVAPQVAVVQVDPGNRYGHPAAAVLDRLGVTPLYRTDVHGVISIVTDGQTLWITPEHDRDVPLSSTTG, from the coding sequence ATGACGCTAATCTACCTGACTCTGGCCTGGGCGACCGGACTGCTCCTGGCCAGCTCATCAGCCGGACTGAATCCAGATCTTCTCCTGCTGCTAACCCTGGGAAGCGCTGCCGGCACAGTGCTGTTGCGGCGTGATCGCGGGCTGCGCCTGTTCCTGCTATGTGTCCTGGCCGCCTTGCTGGGGATGCTGCGAATGACGGCTGTCATAACCCCGCCCGGCCCCGATGCGCTGGTCCATTACAACGGACAGGGCTGGCAGACCTTCATCGGCGTCATCACCGATGAGCCAGATATCCGCGACCGGCACGTGAATCTGCGCGTCGATGTGGAAGCGCGTCTGACCTCCAGTATGGCAGAACCGGTGACAGGCATCGCGCTGGTGCAGGCGCCACGCTACGGAGCTTATGCTTACGGCGATCGCATCCGCTTTTCCGGGGCGCCACTCACTCCCCCCGAATTCGATGACTTCTCCTACCAGGACTATCTGGCCCGGCGGGGCATTTTCACCCTTGTCCCCAACGCCCGCGTGATCGTCATGGCCAGCGGCCAGGGCAGCCCTTTGCTGAGTGCGCTCTTTGCCCTGAAGAGCCGGGCGCAAACCCTCATTGCCAGTGCCGTCCCGGAACCGGAGGCTTCCCTCCTGACCGGGATTCTACTGGGGGTAGAAACCGGCATTGCGACAGAAGTGCGGGAAGCGTTCAACGCCACTGGCAGCGCGCACATCATCGCTATCTCCGGCTTCAACATGACCCTGATCGCCGGCCTGCTCAGCCGCGGGCTGACGCTGTTGTGGCCGGCTCGCCGCCGCCTGAACGCCACGCTCAGCCTGCTGGCTGTTGGAGCGTATACGGCATTCGTTGGGGCGGACCCCGCTGTTCTGCGGGCAGCGGTGATGAGCGGCCTGCTGATCCTGGCCCCTCTATTCAACCGGCGCGTCTATGTGCCGGCGTCGCTGGCATTTGCCACGCTGGTCATGAGTCTGTTCGAGCCGTATGTGCTATGGGATGTGGGTTTTCAACTCAGTCTGGCGGCTATCCTCGGCCTGACTCTACTGGCAACGCCGCTGGAGAATGGCTTCCGGCAGCTATTGACGCCACTCTTCCCCACCGAAACGGTCAGCCGGCTGTTGCGTCTGCTCAGCGAACCGCTGATCGTCACCCTGGCCGCCCAGATCACGACGCTGCCGCTCATCGCCCTGTACTTCGGACGCCTGTCGCTGGTCTCACCGCTGGCTAACCTGTTGATCCTGCCTGTTCAGCCGCTGCTGCTGATCCTGGGCGGGCTGGCAACGCTGATCGGGCTGGTCGCGCCCCTGCTGGGTCAACCCTTGTTCTGGGGAGCCTGGCTACTGCTGCGCTGGACAACGCTGGTGGTGCGCTTCCTGGGCGATCTTCCGGGAGCCAGCATCAACCTGCAAATCAGCGACGGCGTAGTTGGAGCTTTCTTCCTCGCGCTGCTGATTGCGCTCATCCTGCAGGGGATACGCCCCGGCTGGCCCAGATCGCTGAGCCGCTTCCTGAAGGGGCGCGCGCCTGCCCTGTTGCTGCTTGGCAGCGGAGCTACGGCAGCCGGCCTGTTGTGGCTGGGAGCGCTGGCGCTGCCCGATGGCCGTTTGCATGTGCATTTCCTGGACACCGGCCACAGCAACGGCGTCCTGATCCAGACGCCTGCAGGAGCGCACATCCTGATCGACGGCGGGCAGTACCCTACCCGGCTGCTCACAGCGCTTGGCGACCGTCTGCCATTCTGGGATCGAGAGATTGCCGTATTAATCCTTACACAGCCCAAGGACAATCAGTCAGCTGCCCTCCCTGCCCTGCTGCAACGGTATCATGTCGGCCAGGTGCTGACCAATGGCCAGGACGGCAGCACTGACAGCTATCTTGCGCTGAAGACCATGCTGGCGGGGCGCCAGATACCCGTCCTGCCTGTCCATACGGGTTACCGGCTTGAAACCAGCGACGGCGTCACGCTGGAAGTATTGCATCCACCCCGGCCACCTGCCCCCACCAGCGACCCGGATGACGCAGGACTGGTGTTGCGCCTGACTTACGGCGCAGCCTCCTTCCTGCTGACGCCCGATCTCAGCGCGGAAGCCGAGGCAAGGCTGCTTGACAGCAGCCACCGACTGGCCTCGACAGTACTGCAGTTGCCCTCGCACGGCTCTGACCGCGTATCCAGCGCGGGCTTTCTGCAGGCTGTTGCGCCACAGGTCGCCGTCGTCCAGGTCGATCCCGGCAACCGCTACGGCCACCCGGCAGCAGCGGTGCTTGACCGGCTGGGCGTGACCCCGCTCTACCGTACCGACGTGCACGGAGTCATCAGCATCGTCACCGACGGTCAGACGTTGTGGATTACCCCGGAACATGACCGGGATGTGCCCCTGAGTTCAACTACTGGCTAA